The following proteins are encoded in a genomic region of Gossypium hirsutum isolate 1008001.06 chromosome D05, Gossypium_hirsutum_v2.1, whole genome shotgun sequence:
- the LOC121217665 gene encoding tropinone reductase homolog At2g29260, chloroplastic isoform X1: MALSNIKSNRWSLQGMTALVTGGTRGIGRAIVEELGGLGARVHTCSRKENELDKALVDWESLGFEVSGSICDVSIAAQRQSLMETVSSLFDCKLNILINNVGTNIRKPMVDFTAEEVSTLLATNFESVFNLCQLAYPLLKTSGSGSVVFTSSVSGFVSLKSMSLQGATKGAINQLTRNLACEWAKDNIRSNAVAPWYIRTSMVEQVLSNKEYLEEVYSRTPLGRLGDPTEVSSLVAFLCLPASSYITGQIICVDGGMSVNGFYPTNY; encoded by the exons ATGGCGCTGAGTAACATAAAATCTAACAGATGGTCACTCCAAGGCATGACAGCCCTGGTAACTGGCGGCACACGTGGAATCGG ACGTGCCATAGTTGAGGAATTGGGGGGACTTGGAGCAAGAGTGCACACTTGTTCACGTAAGGAAAATGAGCTTGACAAGGCTTTGGTAGACTGGGAAAGTTTGGGCTTTGAAGTTTCTGGTTCTATTTGCGATGTGTCCATTGCAGCACAAAGACAGAGCTTAATGGAAACGGTTTCATCATTGTTTGATTGCAAGCTCAACATCCTC ATTAATAATGTTGGGACAAATATAAGGAAACCAATGGTAGATTTCACAGCTGAAGAAGTTTCAACTCTTTTGGCAACCAATTTTGAATCTGTTTTCAATTTATGCCAACTTGCTTATCCACTTCTCAAAACATCAGGATCAGGAAGTGTTGTATTCACCTCCTCAGTGTCTGGATTTGTTTCGCTCAAGTCCATGTCACTTCAAGGAGCAACTAAAG GAGCTATCAATCAACTCACAAGAAACTTGGCTTGTGAGTGGGCAAAAGATAACATAAGGAGTAACGCTGTTGCACCTTGGTACATCAGAACTTCCATGGTGGAACAA GTACTCAGCAACAAAGAATATTTAGAAGAGGTGTACTCTCGAACTCCTCTTGGACGACTCGGTGATCCAACAGAGGTTTCATCCTTGGTAGCATTCCTTTGCCTGCCTGCATCATCTTACATAACCGGTCAGATTATTTGTGTTGACGGTGGCATGTCTGTAAATGGTTTTTACCCAACAAATTACTAG
- the LOC121217665 gene encoding tropinone reductase homolog At2g29260, chloroplastic isoform X2 translates to MALSNIKSNRWSLQGMTALVTGGTRGIGRAIVEELGGLGARVHTCSRKENELDKALVDWESLGFEVSGSICDVSIAAQRQSLMETVSSLFDCKLNILINNVGTNIRKPMVDFTAEEVSTLLATNFESVFNLCQLAYPLLKTSGSGSVVFTSSVSGFVSLKSMSLQGATKGAINQLTRNLACEWAKDNIRSNAVAPWYIRTSMVEQVFGKNRSLVIKQCPSSNGSVSWYCESEFAKFQDKLQANDT, encoded by the exons ATGGCGCTGAGTAACATAAAATCTAACAGATGGTCACTCCAAGGCATGACAGCCCTGGTAACTGGCGGCACACGTGGAATCGG ACGTGCCATAGTTGAGGAATTGGGGGGACTTGGAGCAAGAGTGCACACTTGTTCACGTAAGGAAAATGAGCTTGACAAGGCTTTGGTAGACTGGGAAAGTTTGGGCTTTGAAGTTTCTGGTTCTATTTGCGATGTGTCCATTGCAGCACAAAGACAGAGCTTAATGGAAACGGTTTCATCATTGTTTGATTGCAAGCTCAACATCCTC ATTAATAATGTTGGGACAAATATAAGGAAACCAATGGTAGATTTCACAGCTGAAGAAGTTTCAACTCTTTTGGCAACCAATTTTGAATCTGTTTTCAATTTATGCCAACTTGCTTATCCACTTCTCAAAACATCAGGATCAGGAAGTGTTGTATTCACCTCCTCAGTGTCTGGATTTGTTTCGCTCAAGTCCATGTCACTTCAAGGAGCAACTAAAG GAGCTATCAATCAACTCACAAGAAACTTGGCTTGTGAGTGGGCAAAAGATAACATAAGGAGTAACGCTGTTGCACCTTGGTACATCAGAACTTCCATGGTGGAACAA GTTTTTGGAAAGAATCGTTCTTTAGTTATTAAACAGTGTCCGAGTTCTAACGGCTCAGTTTCCTGGTATTGTGAATCTGAATTTGCCAAGTTTCAAGATAAGCTCCAGGCTAATGATACATGA